ACCTGGCCGCGCTCGATGTCGCTCTTCTTGGTGCCGCGAAGCAGAAGGCCCACGTTGTCGCCTGCACGACCTTCGTCGAGCAGCTTGCGGAACATTTCGATGTCCGTGACGGTGGTCTTGACGGTCGGACGGATGCCGACGATTTCGACTTCGGACATCTTCTTGATGATGCCACGCTCGACACGGCCGGTGCAGACGGTACCGCGACCTTCGATGGCGAACACGTCTTCCACAGGCATGAGGAAGTCCTTGTCGATCGGACGCTCAGGAAGGGGGATGTAGCTGTCCACAGCGTCCATGAGCTTGTGGATGTTGGCTTCGTGGGTCGGGTCGCCTTCAGCGGCCTTCAGGGCGGAGCCCTTCACGATCGGGATTTCGTCTCCCGGGAAGTCATACTTGGAAAGGAGGTCGCGGACTTCCATTTCGACGAGGTCGAGGAGTTCCGGATCGTCCACCATGTCCACCTTGTTCATGAACACCACGAGGGCGGGCACGCCCACCTGACGGGCGAGCAGGATGTGCTCACGGGTCTGGGGCATCGGGCCGTCAGCGGCGGAGACCACGAGGATCGCTCCGTCCATCTGGGCAGCACCGGTGATCATGTTCTTCACATAGTCAGCATGGCCGGGGCAGTCGACGTGCGCGTAGTGGCGCTTGTCGGTTTCGTATTCCACGTGGGCGGTGTTGATCGTGATACCGCGCTCTTTTTCTTCAGGAGCTGCGTCGATTTGATCGTAAGCCTTGGCCTGAGCGAAACCTTTCTTGGAAAGGACGGTCGTGATGGCGGCGGTCAGGGTGGTCTTGCCGTGGTCAACGTGGCCAATGGTGCCGATGTTGACGTGCGGCTTGTTGCGTTGGAATGCTTCTTTAGCCATGTGGGTGGATTAGTTGAGGGGGTGCGCTTGACTGATTCGTTTGTCTTGTATCGAAAGACCCCCACGGCGACGCCACTGGAGCTGTTAGAGGGACTTGAACCCTCGACCTCGTCCTTACCAAGGACGTGCTCTACCACTGAGCTATAACAGCGTAACCGGCGGCGGCCCGCCAAAGGGACCTCCTCCTCTTTCGACAAGAAAACCGGGACACACAAGCCTCTGACAACTGGCATCAAGAGACAATGCACCCCGGCCTTGGACCGAAAAAGTGGCGCGATGTTAGGACAGCACGCCCGCCTGTCAAAGACTTTTCCACTCTTTTGGAAAGAAATCAACGATCTTCTCCGCCCTCAAAGCACATTTGGGGCATGAAACAGCGTTTTTAGGGGTTGCTGATGCAGAAGGACGAAAACGGTAGAACAACTATCGTAGCAACCCTGATGCCCAAACGCTCAAAACCTTCCTGCGAATTATCTAAACCACTCGCTTATAGTGTTTTAACCATCCATTATTTAGACAACACCCTTCGTCATTCACAGCCTCCCCATGCGCTCCCCTGCCCTGGCCTTTCTGCTTCTGCTGCACACCGCCGCCCTTCCTGCGGCGGAG
The sequence above is drawn from the Prosthecobacter vanneervenii genome and encodes:
- the tuf gene encoding elongation factor Tu codes for the protein MAKEAFQRNKPHVNIGTIGHVDHGKTTLTAAITTVLSKKGFAQAKAYDQIDAAPEEKERGITINTAHVEYETDKRHYAHVDCPGHADYVKNMITGAAQMDGAILVVSAADGPMPQTREHILLARQVGVPALVVFMNKVDMVDDPELLDLVEMEVRDLLSKYDFPGDEIPIVKGSALKAAEGDPTHEANIHKLMDAVDSYIPLPERPIDKDFLMPVEDVFAIEGRGTVCTGRVERGIIKKMSEVEIVGIRPTVKTTVTDIEMFRKLLDEGRAGDNVGLLLRGTKKSDIERGQVIAKPGSVTPHKKFTAEVYVLSKDEGGRHTPFFNNYRPQFYFRTTDVTGSVKLPEGVEMVMPGDNVSIEVELITPIAMEKTIRFAIREGGKTVGAGRVANILD